From Vicinamibacterales bacterium, one genomic window encodes:
- a CDS encoding potassium channel family protein — translation MAILAISLVPILIIESEAVDPTVLNIALLLNWIIWFAFCAEYFSKLVLAPQRLKFIRVAWFDLAIILLSPPFLPALFEGTRTLRLLRVLRLLRVLAVAGLGLRLLRKLLGRHQFHYLGTVAVGLVALCGVGVYFLERNENPSIDTFGDALWWAIVTATTVGYGDVSPVTIEGRVIAVILMIAGIGVIGAFTATVASLFLEDDGSKGQAKIDHRLDIIETKLDRLMVEIAKNNSRQP, via the coding sequence ATGGCTATTCTGGCTATCAGCCTTGTTCCAATTCTTATCATTGAGAGCGAAGCGGTCGACCCGACCGTGCTAAACATTGCACTCTTATTGAATTGGATAATTTGGTTTGCGTTCTGTGCGGAGTATTTTTCCAAGCTTGTCCTGGCTCCCCAACGACTCAAATTCATTCGCGTCGCATGGTTTGACCTTGCCATTATTTTGCTATCTCCGCCGTTTCTTCCGGCGCTTTTTGAGGGCACCCGTACGTTACGACTACTTCGAGTGCTTCGTCTCCTTCGGGTGCTGGCGGTGGCTGGTCTTGGACTTCGACTCTTACGGAAGCTTCTCGGGCGGCATCAATTTCATTATCTTGGGACAGTTGCTGTTGGCCTCGTGGCTCTTTGCGGCGTGGGTGTCTATTTTCTTGAGCGAAACGAAAATCCCTCAATCGATACTTTTGGGGATGCACTGTGGTGGGCAATCGTGACAGCTACTACCGTCGGATACGGTGATGTTTCTCCTGTGACGATAGAGGGGCGGGTGATTGCCGTCATATTAATGATTGCAGGGATTGGGGTAATTGGTGCGTTTACCGCTACGGTAGCGAGCCTTTTTTTAGAGGATGACGGCTCGAAGGGGCAGGCGAAGATCGACCATCGTCTGGACATAATTGAGACTAAATTAGATCGTTTAATGGTGGAGATTGCTAAGAATAATTCTAGACAGCCTTGA
- a CDS encoding acylphosphatase — translation MKSTLVSRRYVIRGRVQGVGFRIFVQKAARKEGLDGQVLNRVDGSVEAVAVGGVEAIKRFEQALREGPPNARIEGVGITDCAPTGLGSGFSILP, via the coding sequence ATGAAGTCAACGCTTGTGTCGCGGCGATATGTAATTCGTGGAAGGGTCCAAGGTGTCGGATTCCGTATCTTTGTACAAAAGGCTGCACGGAAAGAGGGTTTGGATGGGCAGGTGTTGAACCGAGTCGATGGAAGCGTTGAGGCCGTGGCCGTCGGCGGGGTCGAAGCCATCAAGAGGTTCGAGCAGGCCCTCCGCGAGGGGCCACCAAATGCAAGGATTGAGGGTGTCGGGATAACAGACTGCGCACCGACAGGGCTTGGTTCGGGGTTCTCGATTCTGCCATGA
- the speB gene encoding agmatinase, translating into MSWPFEYPHGDNLPFGGDDCPQATFADAPTVVLPAPLERTVSYLSGTRLGPSEILRASSQLELWDEELGIDVHTQGICTLPEMELPYSDQVEALAEIQRVATTIISLNKFLVTLGGEHSITPPLVAAAAAHYDDLSILQIDAHADLRDSYLGNPNSHACAMRRSLDYASGTQVGIRSLSTEEAMIADSLPTTLFYDVKMRDQANWVEDIVSTLRRRVYITIDCDGLNPAVMPAVGTPEPGGLSWTELIQILRLTFREREVIACDVVELCPISGLAHPNVLCAKLVYKLLTYRLGAP; encoded by the coding sequence GTGAGTTGGCCATTCGAGTATCCGCATGGTGATAACTTGCCATTCGGTGGTGACGACTGTCCCCAAGCGACATTTGCGGACGCTCCTACCGTGGTCCTCCCAGCCCCCTTGGAACGAACCGTCTCTTATCTTTCCGGAACGCGACTAGGGCCGAGTGAAATTCTTCGCGCTTCATCCCAGCTGGAATTATGGGACGAAGAACTTGGAATCGATGTGCACACACAAGGCATCTGCACCCTTCCAGAGATGGAACTGCCTTATTCCGATCAAGTCGAAGCCCTGGCTGAAATCCAACGGGTCGCCACGACCATCATCAGTCTCAATAAGTTCCTGGTAACCCTCGGAGGCGAGCATTCAATTACCCCTCCGCTGGTCGCTGCCGCCGCCGCCCATTACGACGACCTATCGATTCTTCAGATAGACGCCCATGCTGATTTGCGAGACTCGTATCTTGGTAACCCAAATAGCCATGCTTGCGCGATGCGCCGATCGCTAGATTACGCATCCGGCACCCAAGTTGGTATTCGCAGCCTTTCAACTGAAGAGGCTATGATTGCCGATTCCCTTCCCACAACGCTCTTCTACGACGTGAAAATGCGAGATCAAGCCAACTGGGTCGAAGATATCGTCAGCACACTTCGACGGAGGGTTTACATCACCATTGATTGCGATGGACTCAATCCAGCAGTGATGCCTGCCGTGGGCACACCCGAGCCTGGTGGCTTATCTTGGACCGAACTAATTCAAATTTTACGGTTAACTTTTCGTGAGCGGGAGGTTATCGCTTGCGATGTCGTGGAACTGTGCCCAATATCTGGACTTGCGCATCCAAATGTTCTCTGCGCAAAACTCGTCTACAAATTGCTCACTTATCGCCTCGGCGCACCCTAA
- a CDS encoding deoxyhypusine synthase family protein produces MSNKRDLFGPPIEPFLVEPNLTGEEILDRMAGISFQGRNLATAYRVWRKMLADDCLVFLGVAGALSAGGLRMILAHLIAHRYVDCVVSTGANLYHDLHECRGRQHFQGSPQTDDRALQAAHIDRVYDTLMDEDEFIDNDNWIAAFSEGLDNRPYTSRELLYRLGEHLWNETKRDGILTSAYRANVPIFCPAIADSSIGMGLSQGRHSTAGTAQIDVIGDIIESANLVIRKRRTASIVLGGGTPKNFINQASVQAEFYSAGIGGHCYALQIVADVPHFGGASGSTLDEARSWGKVAADADQVTVNADATIALPLLATALSTSMPDVLKHRRFSVFTLNGPRISVDGDLLPSNRFEEQR; encoded by the coding sequence ATGTCTAATAAACGTGACTTATTCGGTCCCCCAATCGAACCCTTTTTGGTTGAGCCTAACCTAACCGGTGAGGAAATCCTCGACCGTATGGCTGGAATTTCCTTTCAAGGTAGAAATTTAGCCACAGCTTACAGGGTCTGGAGAAAGATGCTCGCCGACGATTGCTTGGTCTTTCTTGGAGTTGCGGGTGCACTCAGCGCCGGTGGCCTAAGAATGATTCTGGCCCATCTTATTGCACACCGATATGTTGACTGCGTCGTCTCAACAGGAGCCAATCTTTATCATGACTTACATGAGTGTCGGGGCCGCCAACACTTTCAAGGATCCCCTCAGACGGACGATCGAGCCCTACAGGCCGCGCATATTGATCGTGTTTACGACACCCTAATGGACGAGGACGAATTTATTGACAACGATAACTGGATCGCAGCCTTTTCCGAAGGTCTAGATAATCGTCCATATACCAGCAGGGAGCTTCTTTACAGGCTTGGTGAACACTTATGGAACGAAACCAAGCGGGATGGAATTCTTACTTCGGCCTATCGAGCGAACGTCCCCATCTTCTGTCCCGCAATTGCTGATTCTTCCATCGGCATGGGCTTGTCGCAAGGTAGACACTCAACAGCAGGGACGGCTCAAATCGATGTGATCGGCGACATAATCGAATCGGCAAATCTCGTTATTCGCAAACGTCGAACAGCATCGATAGTACTTGGCGGAGGTACCCCAAAGAACTTTATTAATCAGGCCAGTGTGCAGGCCGAGTTCTACAGTGCCGGAATAGGTGGTCACTGCTATGCTCTCCAGATTGTTGCTGACGTTCCACACTTTGGCGGAGCTTCAGGGTCCACCCTTGATGAGGCCCGTAGTTGGGGCAAGGTCGCTGCCGACGCCGACCAAGTTACCGTCAACGCAGACGCCACCATCGCTTTGCCACTCCTTGCGACTGCCCTCTCCACGAGTATGCCGGACGTTCTAAAACACCGCCGATTCTCGGTCTTTACTCTCAACGGCCCACGAATCTCAGTGGATGGCGACCTCCTTCCTAGTAACCGCTTCGAGGAACAGAGGTGA